The Pseudorasbora parva isolate DD20220531a chromosome 25, ASM2467924v1, whole genome shotgun sequence genome segment ATGGAAATGATTCACGACATTCGCGCGCGATgctttaatgaaataaatatggCATTGAGATGTATTACAAAGCTTCACATTCAATTTAAAGGAGGGCTAATAGACAAGAAGCGGGGAAAAAgctaaaagaaaacatgaagcCGCAACGTCCTCCCTCCGCTTCTGCTCGTGCGGCGGCACCTTGGTGTAAATGGCTTATACTGCATGAGAAATTGTAATGCTGCAGCTCAGCTCAGGCGGGAGATACATTAAGGGGGCAAAAGCGTACCATACCATTTCCAGacattactgcatcagcaaaatTTCCCTCTTACGAGTAGACAAGATGACGAGCGGTCTGTTTTTTCTGGACACACTGACAGGGGGTATAGAAGCGAAAGGCTTCTTAAAGCGGGGATCAATAAGGGGAGAGGGAATAATTCCTTAATCATGCCCAACATATTGTTGCACTGTATTGCACATGGGAGAACGAAGAGCGGGAGAGGGGGGTAGGACCGTATGGGGGAGGGGTTCGACGCAATGCAGACCGCGCGTGGCCACAAGTGCTTGTCCACGCAATGCGCGAGAGCATTTATGTGCCAACACTGGCGCAGTATCTGATTCGCCGAGCACTAATGTGCACAGATACTTTAACTGACCACACTAACCAATAACCACAATAAAAAGACGACTTCTCTAAAGTGCTCTTCTTCGTGCAATACTGCGACTTTTTTCCCACCCAAAAGAGTTATAAAGCCATGCAGCTCTCCATGCGTGTTCATGCGGGGGCTGGAATATTTATAGAATAACGTGGGTGTATGTACTTGGACGGACGGCGATTTTTGCAGCACGTCGATTAGAGCTCTTTCCAGCATATGCCAATTATaggcaccccccccccccccaccaccaccaccaccactaaTTTCTCTCAATAATTAActgattttttcttttctttgaatGTTTGATTTTGTGTCACTTGTTTTAACATTTTGGTTATTTAGAATAGGGTAACTATAATTCAATTTTTAAGATGCAGATGACAGTTAATGCAAATAATTCGTATTCACGTATGGAAAAACGTGCAGTTTTCTACAAAAAACCTGGTTTAGCCATTAATTCTACTATTTATTTGTTCTACTTCAAGTCGCCAACTATTTTCGTTTTCAGACAGTTTTGAACAATGAATATTCTTCAGATATTACTTTTTCAATTGTTATATTAATACAATATTATAGACCTAACAATCTAATACATATACACCTaagctatctatctatctatctatctatctatctatctatctatctatctatatatatatatatatatatatatatatatatatatatatatatatatatatatatatatatacacccaTTTACCggtatttatttatcttttttatttacttaaatatttaaagaattCCTATATTTTGTTCTATTTTAGAATCTCTGTATAGTTATGCATCCAAGATATGTTTACTTTAAGCACCCCTAAATCTTCAGAAATTGAAAATATATGTTAATTACAGAAAAGTTTAAACTAAATTAGTTTAACTGTATTTAATAAACATCACTGACaaggcctacacacacacacacacacacacacacacacacacacacacacacacacacacacacacacacacacacacacacacacacacacacacacacacacacacacacaaacacacacacacacacacacacacacacacacacacgaaacaATCCTATATAAATCTgatctttaaaataaattatactttGCTTGTTTAAATGAACACAACTCCGTCCGTAGACGGTGATTCCTCCAATTCGCCGGTAGGTGGCACACAAACACCATTAATTGTAAACACAACAGGAACGATTGATCTGTGCATGACATCTTCCCATTAGAGTTGTATAACACAATTTCGTGACTTAATTAAGAGAGGGAAAAGCTTCAATAAAAAGATATATCACATAAATGTAtgctataatatataaaacttagACAGTATATCCAGTTGATCTGAGTTGATCTACTATTTGTTTCAGATAAATCATGAACATCCATCCAGTACAAGCACAACAGTTTTTTATCATCAGACCGGCACTGTTAGAACAGCAGCAGCGAGCTCTTAACTGCTAAATATCATAAATAAGAAATGGGCAGCCCTTTCCTCCTCTCACTTTGCTGTTCAATGGCTTCCTCAGGCCTCAATACATGTAAGGCCTACTTTCAGTGAGCAGTGATTAGTTCAATCAACATAAATGCATCAGTAGTCATTAATCAGAGCTGTCTGAAGTGTCATAGATCCCACCTGTTATACATTATTGATGGAGTAATTTTGCAGTTTTGTAAGTGTTTCATCTCTCTGTTTAAACTGACCATGACAAAATTACTTTATCTTGATTTTTGAGACATAATATTTATGCCGCCACttcatttcatttcaaaagTTTCTTTAAAAAGGACACCCAACTCAATCTAGTTAAACTGCAAGTGTTTCTTGGACCATTGCTATACgtttacagtcaaaccaaaatcgattcagacaccttcaacattttctcacattatcacagtttatttgctatagtttagaaaataataataaaatatgacaagaactcagagttaaactgtgtcagaacaaattcatcttgataaagtcagataactttgatagaaaggtgtgtacattcaaccaatcagcttTTAGCTGATAATTTTAAGTACACagttagataataccaattaaatttaggtcaaccaatgaccaagcaatgcttcattttgttcagtctgtggtgtaaaatgtCTCATTAGCAATTAAAGTAAACACAATTAAGCAAAACATGGGCAGGTCAAAGTGGCTGAATAATTGTGGGCCCaaattttttatcaattttactgGTTGTCCACTGTATGAAGATTTTTGGGTATGTGagagtttactttattttgctatcctcactaaCATAAAGGGACTATAGTGCCCTGCTCCTATTATTGAACAATTATAtgtggtgtctgaataatttttggtttgaatatatatatatatatatatatatatatatatatatatatatatatatatatatatatatatatatatatatatatatatataatgaccaAGTTATGATCATATATCATGACCAATTGGGGTAATTTATCAAgagaaataattaaaacaaacttTGATTATCAATgtgacaaaatatttatttaccaaaaataaattaattatacctCATTAATGTGTTAGAAAAATTGTTTGTTGGTCTGATGCTGGGCAGTTTAACTAACCAAAACAAATGTTAAGGTAACAAGTGTCAGACCATTCAATACATTTCATCATGAGCAAAGGCAACATGGGCAAACAGCAACTCTTGCATTTTTAAAGCACAGTTTACACAAGGCAGAGATTTTAAGAGCAATATCTCATAAAGCAATGGCAAAGCTTAAATCAATTTATACATAATATGTAAATCAGTTCTAAATTacaaatatacaatatattacaAAAAGCAGTGGCGGACTGTGAGTAACTTTTCTTGTAACATTCACTTGTTTTGATCTCcttcatttattttgtatttcattGATATTTTGGCTAAATTTGAAAGCTTCTCTTGACGCACTAACgtcatatatataatattatcacATAGGCTAGGTATTTGCTTTATGCACATCAATGGTTAAATGGAAAAAGTTAACTGTATCAGCTTTGTATCAACACCGTCTACAGACGCACacatattgcatgtttatgaaGATAATATGTACTTCTGTCTTCTTTTTAGAGAAGAAATGCCTTCATCTGCTGCATCCTGCAAGTAGAAGCAACATCAAGGTGGTGACAGATAATGAGACAAGCATCCATCAGTGAATGTGACATCTGCCTTCCTAAACAGGTTACAGCTGTAGGACAGATCCCTACCCCCGCCTCAAGGGGGCAATCCATACCCATAATATCACATTGGtccttttaactctttccccgccagcgtttttGAAAATAGTTACCAGCCACCGCAagcatttttgataattttttacAAAAGTTTCATGACCCCTGGGATATTTTGCTGTGTTTTGTGAATATATGAATATGcaatttcaaaagaaaaaactgaCCCTTTACTTTATTCTAGCTTCAGgcattccttttttataaacacttaaagggttagtttacccaaaaaatgaaattgatgttattaatgacttacacctgtaagacctccgttcatctttggaacacagtttaagatattttatatttagtctgagagcatatccaagtgtatgcacactatactgtccatgtccagaaagggaataaaaacatcatcaaagtagtccatatgtgacatcagttagttgattagaatctcttaaagcatcgaaaatacattttggtccaaaaataacaaaaactatgactttattcagcattgtctttttcaatcctcaaataaagattcaaacggttgtaaatcagtgaatcgatcaatgattcggattgcgtgccaaactgctgaaatcacgtgacactggcgatccgaatcattgattgattgatcaaagacaatgctgaataaagtcatagtttttgttatttttggagcaaaatgtattttcgatgctttaagagattctaattaactaactgatgtcacatatggactactgtgatgatgtttttattccctttctggacatggacaatatagtgtgcatacacttgcatacgctctcggactaaatataaaatatcttaaactgtgttccgaagatgaatggaggtcttagggtgtggaacaacattagggtgtcattaataaaatcaatttcatttttgggtgaactatccctttaaatatggatgtgtttcataaaaaagcaacattttgagcaaaaagccgAGAAAATCAAATTTTTGATGAGGATCAAAACAGATGgggtagatcgagtccatcccTACAGCTTAAACAGAGTAGCCTACTATAGGCCTACCTCATCCTGGTTCAACATtttattcagtaacattaggcagttttgatttatatgctgtttgaTGATGGATGATCACATTATTTATGcatatttagacacattttgcATATTAAAAAGTTAAGGGGAAAAAAGCATAACAAATAATGACTTTGGACACCTCTCCAATAAGAATGACCCATATGCTTATGctattgcttgtttctgctgcTTCTTTCCTGTGTTTGGTGAAGAGATTCTATACTCTTTCAAGACATGTCATAGTGCCCTCTATAACAGTAATAACAAGAAATCTAGAAATTTCCAtcaatggcagggaaagaggtaaagggatagttcacacgaaaattaaaattctgtcattatttactcactctcatgctgttccaaacctgtatgatttcccccccccccccccccccccccccccaccccccccccccccccccccccctgctgaacacaaaagaagatttttggaaaaatgtttgtaaccaagctgatagaacaaccattgaccaccatagtaggggaaaacatactatggtagtgaatggttgttctatctactttgttacaaacattcttcaaaatatcttcttttgtgttccgctgaagaaagaaactcataggtttggaacaacgtgAGGATGaggaaatgatgacagaattctaatttttgggtgaactatccctttaagtttgaATGGCGCAGTCCAGTGGACAAatgtttaacaaaaaaaagtgtgcGGTTTACATAAAGCTCCTTCTCTCAACGGAACTCTAGAAACAAGAACAGTTTGACTCTAGAAACAAGAACCCCCAAGTAATGCACATCAAGACTAATGTAATACTCACATAAGCTCTTTTTGGATTTCTTATACATCcgagagtttgactgcatgtTCCTCTGATGGATTCAAATTTGATATGCTCGATGAATTCCAGTCCTCATCGTTTGAATTTTCTGATATCATGAGAGAGggtttactgtcacttttaagcCGGTCACATAGCAAAGGTAACGGGCGGCCACAAGTTACGTGCGTGTATTCCACTTGCTCCTCCTCGTTGTTCTCTCGGTGATAGAAGTAATTAAAATTCGACACGATTACTGGTACCGGCAGGGCGATTGTGAGAACTCCTGCAATGGCACACATCGATCCAACAACTTTGCCACCAATGGTGACGGGATACATATCGCCATATCCAACAGTAGTCATGGTAACAACCGCCCACCAGAACGCGTCAGGGATGCTAGTAAAAGACGCGTCTGGGTTATCCACTTCAGCGAAGTAAACCGCGCTGGAAAACAATATAATGCCGATGATAAGGAAAAATATCAGTAGTCCAAGTTCTCGCATACTCGCTCGCAGGGTCTGACCAAGAATTTGGAGACCCTTGGAGTGCCGTGAGAGTTTGAAAATCCTGAAGACGCGCACCAAACGGATAACTCTCAGTATAGCGAGAGACGTGGTCTGTTGAGAGCTTGCCTCGGCCTCAGAAAGGTCTAACCCCAAAGTGATGAAATATGGAATAATAGCCACAATATCTATGGTGTTCATGATGTCTTTGAAGAAGACGGCTTTGCTTGGGCACGCAAGAAACCTTACAAACAATTCAAAGGAAAACCAAACCACGCAGATTGTCTCCAACAAGAAGAACGGATCCATGAATGTGCTCTTTCTTTTCCCTGAAGTCGTTCCGTTCGGCGCAAGGTGGTTATTAAACACACGCTCATCCTCTCTAAATTCCGGCAAAGTTTCTATACAGAAGATAACAATTGATATCAGGATGATCATCACAGATACTATAGCGATGATTCTGGCTGGCCCTGAGCTATCAGGATACTCGAACAGCAGCCAGATCTGGCGCTTTAACTCACTGGACGGCATGGGCCGTTCATCTTCTTTCAACAAACCCTCATCCTCTCGGATATGTTGGACGGCGTCATCGCCGATCTCGTAAAATTGAATTTCATCCAAAAAAATCTCAACCGGCACGTTGATGGGTCTTCGAAGCCTCCCACCTGACTGGTAGTAATACAGGATCGCATCAAAACTCGGTCTGTTTCTGTCGAAGAAGAACTCGTTCCTCAACGGATCGAAGAACCGCATCCTTTTAATCGGGTCTCCTAGCAACGTGTTCGGGAATCTTGCGAGCGTTTTGAGCTGTGTTTCGAAACGCAGACCTGAAATGTTGATGGTGACGAGCTCGCAACACTCCTGCTCAGGATGCTCCACTTCGCAGACGTCCTGGAGGGGGGCAGCGTGGTCCACGCTCTCATGGTTATCGTGGTTCTCTCGGGTCATCTTTGCTCCCCGAGAGTGTTGCCTGTTGTTCCTCCGCGACTTTCCGCCACTCCACCAGTTGCTTGGGTCCGATAGCTCCAGCCTGACGGAGAACGAGCCCTAAACTAACTTCTAAAACTTTACTAgacctacttaaaaaaaaatggtttattGGTGTAGGGGAATAGAAGTAATTCTCACAGCATGCTCAGCCGAGAGCTTAAACAGATATAGTAGCTAGCACTCAGACTGCTTGAGACAGCAAAGGGTGGGCTGACTTTGATTGGCACACTGAAGCAATGCGCGTTGGCTGTTTTGAACTTTACTGGCACGAAGTTA includes the following:
- the kcna6a gene encoding potassium voltage-gated channel subfamily A member 6a, whose translation is MTRENHDNHESVDHAAPLQDVCEVEHPEQECCELVTINISGLRFETQLKTLARFPNTLLGDPIKRMRFFDPLRNEFFFDRNRPSFDAILYYYQSGGRLRRPINVPVEIFLDEIQFYEIGDDAVQHIREDEGLLKEDERPMPSSELKRQIWLLFEYPDSSGPARIIAIVSVMIILISIVIFCIETLPEFREDERVFNNHLAPNGTTSGKRKSTFMDPFFLLETICVVWFSFELFVRFLACPSKAVFFKDIMNTIDIVAIIPYFITLGLDLSEAEASSQQTTSLAILRVIRLVRVFRIFKLSRHSKGLQILGQTLRASMRELGLLIFFLIIGIILFSSAVYFAEVDNPDASFTSIPDAFWWAVVTMTTVGYGDMYPVTIGGKVVGSMCAIAGVLTIALPVPVIVSNFNYFYHRENNEEEQVEYTHVTCGRPLPLLCDRLKSDSKPSLMISENSNDEDWNSSSISNLNPSEEHAVKLSDV